Proteins from one Prevotella sp. E2-28 genomic window:
- a CDS encoding DUF4954 family protein yields the protein MREYRQLTQEEIQVLEHNVCWAEDWSRVLVDEEFRPYNFHRVMFYGDIRLGKFEKKIEVAQGFFKHSGINDATLRNVSVGDDCLIEKVGNFINNYTIGDDCYISNISTLETREGASYGAGSTISVLNEMGDGNIVLFRELNSQLAAFMVKHNNDKALVNRLRQLIDDEVRVSTPERGIIGNSVKIINTKDIINTVIKGDCEISGCARLNECTILSSEDAPVFIGTGVICENSIICDGCSINNSVKMQDCFVGEACQITNGFTAEASLFFANSFMANGEACAAFCGPFSASHHKSSLLIGGQFSFYNAGSNTNFSNHAYKMGPLHWGTLERGTKTASGAYILMPATIGAFSVCFGKLMHHPDTRNLPFSYLIAYGETMYLVPGRNITTVGLYRDIKKWPKRDKRSKLSKKSIINFDWLSPFTVGEIVQGIEVLKALRSASGDNVTTYNFHEYVINASSLKKGLKYYDIALRIYMGAVLKRAQKEGFFGYPKSEVGKGPWSDLSGLLLPESEEQRLMDDIKEGSIENIQQVLTRFEEINSCYSDYRWAWSYQLILDYYHLTEIDEAACERIREDYVKARRAWIAEIRKDAEKEYQMGDVEPEVLDDFLSKLDHEIDYEN from the coding sequence ATGAGAGAGTACAGACAACTGACACAAGAGGAGATTCAGGTCCTTGAGCACAATGTATGCTGGGCAGAGGACTGGAGTAGGGTATTGGTAGATGAGGAGTTCCGTCCCTATAACTTCCATCGCGTGATGTTCTATGGTGATATACGCCTGGGCAAGTTTGAAAAGAAAATTGAAGTGGCCCAAGGCTTCTTCAAACATTCAGGCATTAACGATGCCACCCTGAGAAATGTCAGTGTGGGCGATGACTGTCTGATTGAGAAAGTGGGTAACTTCATCAATAACTATACGATAGGTGACGACTGCTATATATCGAATATCTCGACACTGGAGACACGCGAGGGTGCCAGCTACGGCGCAGGCTCAACGATTTCTGTACTCAACGAGATGGGCGACGGCAACATCGTTTTGTTCCGTGAACTAAACTCACAGTTGGCTGCTTTCATGGTGAAGCATAATAATGATAAGGCTTTGGTAAACCGTCTGCGCCAGTTGATTGACGACGAGGTGCGTGTATCAACCCCAGAGCGTGGTATCATTGGCAACAGTGTGAAGATTATCAATACGAAGGATATCATCAATACCGTTATTAAGGGCGACTGTGAGATTAGTGGTTGTGCTCGACTGAACGAGTGTACGATTCTGAGTAGTGAGGATGCGCCTGTATTCATCGGAACGGGTGTTATCTGTGAAAACTCTATTATCTGTGACGGTTGTTCTATTAATAACTCCGTGAAGATGCAGGACTGCTTCGTAGGTGAGGCTTGTCAGATTACCAATGGTTTCACGGCTGAGGCCAGTCTGTTCTTTGCCAACTCCTTCATGGCTAATGGTGAGGCCTGTGCAGCTTTCTGTGGACCGTTCTCGGCTTCACACCATAAGAGCTCATTGTTGATTGGTGGACAGTTCTCGTTCTATAACGCGGGTTCAAACACTAACTTCTCGAACCATGCCTATAAGATGGGACCCTTGCATTGGGGAACACTGGAGCGCGGCACGAAGACAGCTTCCGGGGCTTATATCCTGATGCCTGCCACGATAGGTGCTTTCAGCGTTTGCTTTGGTAAACTGATGCACCATCCTGATACCCGTAATCTGCCGTTCTCATATCTGATAGCATACGGTGAGACCATGTACCTAGTACCAGGAAGAAATATCACCACCGTGGGCCTGTATCGTGATATTAAGAAATGGCCGAAGCGTGACAAGCGCTCGAAGCTTTCGAAGAAGAGTATCATCAACTTCGACTGGTTGAGTCCTTTCACCGTGGGCGAGATTGTTCAGGGAATTGAAGTCCTGAAAGCCCTGCGTAGTGCATCGGGTGACAATGTGACGACCTACAATTTCCACGAGTATGTTATCAACGCCTCTTCACTGAAGAAGGGCCTGAAGTATTATGACATAGCCCTGAGAATCTATATGGGTGCTGTTTTGAAGCGTGCTCAGAAGGAGGGCTTCTTTGGCTATCCGAAGTCGGAAGTGGGTAAGGGACCTTGGTCAGACCTGAGTGGTCTGCTGTTGCCTGAGAGTGAGGAGCAGCGTCTGATGGATGATATAAAGGAAGGTTCTATTGAGAATATCCAGCAGGTGCTGACCCGTTTTGAGGAGATCAACAGCTGCTATAGCGATTACCGTTGGGCATGGAGTTACCAGTTGATTCTGGACTACTATCATCTCACAGAGATTGATGAGGCAGCCTGTGAGCGTATCCGCGAGGATTATGTGAAGGCTCGTCGTGCCTGGATTGCCGAGATTCGCAAGGATGCTGAGAAGGAGTATCAGATGGGCGATGTAGAGCCTGAGGTACTGGATGACTTCCTCTCGAAGCTGGATCATGAGATAGATTACGAAAACTGA